Genomic window (Rhododendron vialii isolate Sample 1 chromosome 4a, ASM3025357v1):
aaacaatgGACATTGGCATTATTTTTTACCAACGAAATGACGAGTCTCTGTAATCTGGAAGTTGTGTTCAGAGGCAGACATGTCGTCCAACTTGGCGAAATATGGATTCTCTTTTTCGGTTGATTAATGCAAAGTTAATAAAAACCTATAATTTTTGGAGAAAAGGTTAAGGAAACCCTAGAATTGGGTATTTAGTAGGTGGATGTCTCATATTTTGTTTGTATTACTCCCCATTTTTGTCCTGTGCTGGAGGGACAGGCAGCTGTTAGTTCCTCTATCTTTCATCTCTTTCAAatctattagtttaatttttcaaataaaattgtatgaaatttttttgctccCAAAATGGTTTCTGTGTCCTACCCCCTACTAAGAAACTCTAGTTTTTGCCTTTTTCTAGTGAAATTTCATCTCTATTAAAATATAACCAACGCCTCTGTCTAAAAAGAGAAGTTAATGATATAAACACCCATGgatgagagaaagaaggaaatatAGATTACTATGAGTTAGTCCTTTAATATATGCTTATCTATTTCTTAGGGTGAGATGGAATTATTGTTAAGTGTAGCCATGAGATGATTCTGGGCTATCACCTTAATCTGGCATAAGGTTACTTTCCCTTGTTATCTCCCTCCCCCTTCATGGAAATTGTAGTTTGTACAGCAGAAATATACAATGTGTGTTGTCCATTTTCAAAGATGTGTGGCTCTATATGAAATGTGGTTCTTGTTCAAGTCATGTAACATGTATTTTTGCTGAAAATATAATACTTGCTCTTTAAGTTGTCTAATGCTACTCCTTGTAAGAAAAATTGTTGCTCTGTATGTAATAATGGATGCTCCAGGGCAGTGACTTATATTTTAACTCATTTCAATGGTTGTCCCTTTACAAAGGTGTGTTCATATGTATGAAATGTGGTTCTTGTTCAAGTCATGTAACATGTTTTTTTGCTGAAAATATAATAGTTGCTCTATTAAGTTACCTAATGTAACTCCTTATAAGAACTTTTGTTACGCTCTATGCACCAGACTGGTGTTCTTTAAAAAACTTTCTCCCTAGACAACTGTACATTGACGATAGGAAggtggaaaacaaaaaactattgTGGAAATGGACTTAGATTAGGGAAGTTTTAAAATAACAATTGTGGTTGATGGTATTCGATCATTATTGAAGGATATGTCCTCGAGTTCAGTTAGTTCAGGTTGTAGTTTGACGAGAAAGTGCCATTGTGGTGATGAAGTTGTTTTGAAGCCTTCTGGAACTGATTTGAATCCTTGTAGGAGGTTTCTTGGGTGTGCTAAATATCCGGTAAGTTTATGTTCACTTGTTGTTTAGTTCATtctttgaggagagagaggatttagTGTCATTTGATGGTATATTTTGTAGGATCCAAACTGTTGCAGTTTCTTCGAATGGGTTGATGATCCCATATGCAAGCGTGGCAAGGCTGTTATTCTTGAACAAAAGGAAACGATAGGCAAGTTGTATGACCAGATTAAGTATATGCGAGAGAAAGCCAACTTCTTTGAGGACAAAGCCAAGGAGTACGAGAAGAAGGCTCAAGAGTATGAGGATAAGGCAAAAGAGTTTGATAACATGACTCAAGTTTATGAGTGGAGGATTAAGGAGATGAAGAgaattgaaagaaagaaaattaaggaGGCTAGGACAATGGAAAGAAATATTTGGATGAAATTGCTGGTTGCACTGCTGGTTCTTGTAGGCggaagcattttttttaattatggggtTAGGGATGAGGGAATTGCGTTGCCTCGTTGACTTACATGGGTTGAAATGCCATAATGTTAAGATGTAAATTACAAACTTGGTAATTTGTTGGATGTAAATTACAAACTTGATAATATTTTGTGTATGTGTATTGTTCACACGGTTAATGGTTGTGTATGTTAATCTAATATTGTCGTATCTGTATTTGTGTGGTTTGACACGAAATGTAATAACTTTGTTGTGTTGTGGTGTACAGAAGTTGGGTCATGAATTAAATACATTAGGTACATTTTCTTTTTAGGTTATGGAGAATGCGGAAAAGAAAACATTGACAGGTTATTGCTACTGGGGTGGGGAACGAAAGTTAAATGCCAATGGCACCTTCTTCTACAACGGTGGGACGTGTGTAGCTGTTCTACTTGAGGAAGGAAGTAAAATAAATGAGTTACGTGAGAAGGTTTGTGGTGCCCTTAACATGAATTTGGAAGGTAAATTGTACTTCTATAACACAAAGAGGGACAAGACGAAGTATGTAACATTGAATGATGACAACGGTGTTGCAATGTTGTTCCACCTGAACGAAGATGATGTCGACTTGTTCGTAGAAGATATAAGACAAAATAATTACAATATCCCGACCTTTTACAATTCAACAAGGTTAGATGAGTTGTTTCATGTTAATTTAACACTTACAAtttatttgtttgcatttgAATAACCAATGTCATATATTTTGTTAAGGAATCAATGGTCACTGACAACATTAGCTCGCCTGGAGGAACAGTGGCAGTACCTTCTCCCAGTCAGGTAACCAATAGTTTTAGCCAGGAGATGGGGTTGGTACCGTACTTGCCGGAAAATGCAAATGAGATATTAACCGAGAAGGGTCAACTATTTGATAGCCCTGACCTATTCAAGCAATCAGTGGTACTATTTGCTGCATCGAACAAGTTTAGCTTTAATTACTTGGATAATAGTAGAACGTACTACCGATTGGTATGTAAAGTAGTGGGGTGTCCTTGGAAGCTTACGGCAAAATGTGAGGGGTCCACTGATTTGGTTCGTGTCATAATGTTTAGGAATGAACACCTATATAATGCAGAAGATGCTAGTAATTATAAGTTGACCTTTCGCAGTAAACAAGTGGGCTTGCTTTTCAAGAACCGAATTGTGGACAAGCCTGGATATTTGCCGAGGGATATTTGCAGGGACTTCGAGCATACCTTCCAATGTTGTCTGAATTACAGTCAAGGATGGAGGGCGAAAGAAAAGGCAAAGGAAGCCATCACAGGGCCTCCTTCGATGACTTTCCACCTAGTCCCATGGATGTGTCGACGGCTTGTTGAAGCCATACCAAACACGAGAGCAATATGGACGTCGACAAATGAAGGCAAGTTTAAGCAACTATTTGTTTCTTATGGTTGCTCTATTGCTGCATTCAGAAAAGGTTTTCTAAGGCCTGCGTTGAAATTGGACGCATGTTTCTTGACTGGATACTATCGGGGCCACGTTCTATCGGCTAGTACACATGATGCGGACGATGGGTTGTACCCCTTAGCATATGCCATTGTGTCTAGTGAGAATGATGAAGACTGGTTATGGTTCTTGATTAATCTTAAGGAAGTTATTGGAGGACGTCAAGTTGTGTTGGTCACCGATCGGAACACTTCTTTGTTGAGTAGTATAATTAAGGTTTTTGGCGGGGATTGTAATTCATGGTGTCTCCATCACCTAAAGGAAAACTTCAGCAAGTTTGCTAGCTCAAAGGGGTTGAAAGCTGAAAGACGGAACACGGCTCTAAAGGTGGTTAATGATCTTGCGTATGCAAGGACCGAAGACTCATTCAAGTATCATTTGGGCAAGTTGTATGGGATTTGTCCTGATCTTTCAAAATGGGTGGAAGATAACAATCCAAAGCACTGGTCGAATGCTTTTTTCCCTTACAAGAGATGGGACAAGATGTACACAAATCTGGCTGAATGTTTCAATTCTTGGATATTGCCATTAAGGGAATTGGACATCATCCAATTTATGACAGGACACGTGTCCAAGACCACTGAGTTGTTGCTCCGTAAGCATACCGAGGTTAGGAAATGGAAATTGCCGGTTGGGAAACAAATTGAGGATGACATTAAGAAGTCTCAAGAATATGCTCGAAAATTTACGCATCGTAACTCCTCGCCGACTGAGTTCATTGTTGCTAATGACACTAGGCGACTTTATGCAGTCAAACTGATCCCACGTAGTTGCAGTTGTCTTGCTTGGCAGATGTCTGGAATTCCTTGCGCACATGCTGCTCGTGCTATTCAGAGCTCTGGTTTTTCTATTTACGATATGGTGGATCCTTTTCTAAAAAGGTAGATGCAAATGGCGATATATGAGAATACCATGTCCCCAGTGCCGTTGCATGACATGCCTAGTGCTGAATCTTTTTTGGCAGTGAATGACCTAAACGATAATAATGTTATGAGTGCCTCTTGTACTGATCCTTTTTTACGTCCCCCCATTGTGAAAAGGCCGGCCGGCCGACTGAAGAAAAGAAGGATTGAGTCACAGACACAAGATAAGGGCACAGTTTTTTGCAGTCGTTGTCACGTACCAGGGCACAACCGTAGCACATGCCAA
Coding sequences:
- the LOC131323729 gene encoding uncharacterized protein LOC131323729 gives rise to the protein MVTDNISSPGGTVAVPSPSQVTNSFSQEMGLVPYLPENANEILTEKGQLFDSPDLFKQSVVLFAASNKFSFNYLDNSRTYYRLVCKVVGCPWKLTAKCEGSTDLVRVIMFRNEHLYNAEDASNYKLTFRSKQVGLLFKNRIVDKPGYLPRDICRDFEHTFQCCLNYSQGWRAKEKAKEAITGPPSMTFHLVPWMCRRLVEAIPNTRAIWTSTNEGKFKQLFVSYGCSIAAFRKGFLRPALKLDACFLTGYYRGHVLSASTHDADDGLYPLAYAIVSSENDEDWLWFLINLKEVIGGRQVVLVTDRNTSLLSSIIKVFGGDCNSWCLHHLKENFSKFASSKGLKAERRNTALKVVNDLAYARTEDSFKYHLGKLYGICPDLSKWVEDNNPKHWSNAFFPYKRWDKMYTNLAECFNSWILPLRELDIIQFMTGHVSKTTELLLRKHTEVRKWKLPVGKQIEDDIKKSQEYARKFTHRNSSPTEFIVANDTRRLYAVKLIPRSCSCLAWQMSGIPCAHAARAIQSSGFSIYDMVDPFLKR